In the genome of Impatiens glandulifera chromosome 6, dImpGla2.1, whole genome shotgun sequence, the window TACCAAATAAATTTGAGGGCTTAATTTAACaagtaaacaaaaaatatacaaaCGTTTCTCTGTCCTTAAACCCTATACAAATCTTTATTTCTCTATCTCGCCATTCTCCACCGCATTCTCCGATCATCGCCGTCGGCATTCCGATTCCGTCCACCGTCCCTCTCCGGGAATCCAATTCCGGCGCCTTCATTTCCATTATCAGGTACTCTATCTCAACAGTTACGGAAACCTAGTATTGTGTTTCCAGGAATTATCTACGATGAATTCTTTCTTCTCATACGAATTCTCTAATTCGTTATGTTTTTAATAGGATTGAATTCTAGCTTGAATATTGAATTGCTTACGCAGTGTATAGAATTGTGAATTCTTAGCTTTCTACTTTGTAacatatttgtttgattatgtgatttgacggaaatattattttgcttgttgcattttatttgaaattatattaagcTTGATGATGTTCATTGGATAGAAAGaggtgaaaaataaatattgttaccTATGTTTGGATTTGTCTAAGAGATGGATTCTCTACGGAAATATATATTGAACATTGAATTAATCTTCTTCAACAAATAAGTTATTCAAATTgtgatatattaatttatctgtTCTTGGAATAATATTAAGGTGATTAGCATATTTATACCTTGACAAATCATATAGTTCTTGACATACTTTCTCTGCTAAAACTTTAGTTTTGGTGTTGAGAGTAAGTGATAACATTGTATTCATTTTTCCTTTAAGTGATTTTAAAAGAGAATATTAGGTTTTCTCGAAGATAGTAACTCGCATATGGATTTATTTAGAAACACCATTTGATTTCTCATCGAGTTGTTGAGGTAGATGGAATCATATCGCGATTTAAAAGAAAAGTTATTGGCTGTTTTTCATCTAGTTCATAATCAAGAAACAAAAATGTTTCCAAATATATGGGATTCTGACCCAGTAAACTAGAATTTCCTTTACACTTCCatttttctttctcaattttTGACAACAGCACCAAGACAAATGAAACAGCTAAACGAGTGAATCAGGTTCTTTCCTGATGTAAGCCCCGTGAGGGCCGTCACCCTAGTTTTTTTTCTCCAATTGAGAGTAATTTTTTGTTAACtgaaaattattgtttaatttagtaattaatgtGATTGTTTGTGCTTACTAAGATTGTTAGTTAGAGTTTGGATAGATAAGAAATGGGTCTAAATATCTTAGCTAATCATATACTGGTTGGTTGACCTTGTTGCAGTTAATCATGATGGACATAAAAACTCCGAAAACTGCAAGAGGCAAAAGGGAGGTTGAGAAACGTGCCCCAAAACTCGTGAGTGTTTTATAGTAGGAAATATAAATACATGATTCGATTGATACTCAACCGTGATTTTCAATGTTGGGCTACTGTTCTTTTGCAGGAGGAAAATGGAAAGAAGACTCTTATTCTACATGGAACGAAAACGAGCAATGTTATTAATGCATTGTTGACTGATATTTATCATCTTAAGAAGGGTAATGCAATCAAGTACTCGAGAAGGAATGATAATATCAGACCATTTGAGATTGGTGGTGAAACTTCTTTGGCATTTTTCTCTCTGAAAACTGACTGCAGCCTTATTGTGGTATGCTGATTTATCTCGAAATTATGCCTTCGATAGGATCTTGTAGCTATCTTAGTTCCTCGTTTATCAGTTGACATCCAAATCCATATTTGAGCTATTTACTTTTTTCCCTCTACGGGTGAGGTACTTAGACGAAAGGCAAGAAAGATAGTAACTAACTGAAATTACTGGAGTATACCTAATTGGTCAATATTGCCTTTGAAATTATGTTTATCTCCCCTGAGGCCCTAAGTTTTCTAATGATTAGTTTTTGCATGTTTTGTATTTAAGAAATGATCATCAGAAACACATTTCTTAGCATCCACTTTTCCTGATagctaaggccttgtttgatgtgttCCTTTTggattaatcaaataaatcaatatcaCATAATGAATAACTTTTTACATCAATgaaatcaaatcatcaactaaaataccaaaatacccTTACTCTATtcattataacattttaaaatatagcaTATCAATGATATTTTGGTCATTTGATTGGAATAAcccaaataaatcaatttttacatcaaacaagtttttttttcttgttgaaagaaatcagattatttcaaaataagtcATCATGCCATTTCCTGATAGTCAGCTTTGAATTTGATATATGTGATATTTTAATCTTGAAACAAAAAATGGAAACATCAGTCAATGGAACTCGGTTGTCTTAGATATATTCTTATGGTTGTCCTTGCAGTTTGGTTCTCATTCTAAGAAGCGACCGAACAATCTCATCATAGGACGTACATATGATCACCAAATATACAATCTAGTTGAAGTTGGGGTGGAAAATTTCAAAAGCATGGAGTCGTTCTCGTACGATAGGAAAATAGCTCCCAAAACAGGTTCCAAACCGTTCTTTGCTTTTATCGGAGAAGGATTTGAGAATGTCGAAGAATTGAAACATTTGAAGGAGGTTTTGCTTGATCTTTTCCGAGGCGAGGtttgtctttttctttttacttttacttttactttttcaAGTTCTCTGTTCAAATGTGCTGAGATATAGTtttcattcattctttcagGTTGTGTCAAACTTAAATCTTGCTGGATTAGATCGCGTTTACGTATGCACTGCTGTATCTCCAAACAAAGTATTCATGTCTCATTGTGCAATTCGGTTAAAAAAATCGGGCAGCATAGTCCCGAGGATGGAACTTGTGGAAGTTGGGCCTTCAATGGATTTTGTGATGAGAAGAAACCGATTTCCTGATGAAGGTTTAAGGAAAGAATCTATGAAGAAACCTTCTGAAGTAAACAAGAAGAGAAAGGTCTGTCTTTTTTGTGTGTTTAGCCATTTGCTTTATTTACTTAtgtagatatattataaatttttgtgtCGGACAGGTGAAAAATGTGACCGGGGATGCTATTCAAGGGAAGTTTGGGAAGATTTATATTCCGGATCAAAAGGTAAGACCTGACCCTGACCTGAGACTTGACCCACTTCTCAAAGTGTTTTTCGTTTGGTTAATAATGGTTTTGTTATTTTAGGTTGGAGAGAAGACTTTACCTTATAAAGCAAAGGGAATGAAACGGGAGCGAAGAGAAGGTAAAACGAAGGAAGAGTTGAAGAATAAGAAGCTTAAACTTGCCTCCTACTGACTAAACCGATAAATTTTGAGGATTTTTCTTGAACTATAATTATTTCTTAGTTAGGTTATAAGAATAGGCAGGTAGGTCTAAGATAGTATATGACATATACACTTGATTGAaccatttttctattttctgAGTAAGATTTTGACTAGAACTCTTTAGTTGTTTTTGTTCAAACATGAAATAACTctttatttcatcattaattgGAACTCAAATTAcggttaaaaaaattagattaatataGTTATTAGGTGTACGTATATACGACCAAATCGAACTAAAACTATATACGACCAAATCGAACTAAAACTGTTAACTAAATTGAATATCAAATTGAACCGACCAGGTTCTGTTCAACATCGTAGTAGACTAGTTTTGTTACTggattttattcataatatatttgtatttgtttgttTACATCAAAATATGCATAGAttgatatatattgaatttagtTTAACATTAAATCGACCAATTCGGTCTTCTAACTGTTCAAACCAAACCAATGAAATTGACAAATTGACggtttgatatttaataaaccGACGTCAATGGGTTGGATGTTCATTTCGGTAAATAAATCGATCAAACCGAATCACTTACACGCTTATATTGgctaaattattaaattgaggCTCTATTAGGTCAACAGAGATTTtaaaactcttttcaaatttcaCAATTTTGAGGTTTCTTATTCTTAACATTTAAGTGacacttataaataaataatagatccATGCCACCAATTTTAGCAAATTAAGAGTTTTATTGAAATTCGATAGTCATACCCTATTTATTTTGGTTGTAATTCGATAGTTAAATGGAGAAATTGAGTCTTAATTTAGAActtctaatttaaataaggAAAGATTTGTTGATTGGATTAAGTTATAggatatatttaaaagaaaataaacaaattgaGCCTAATCTTCAACATGAAATAAATAAAGGGCTTAGTTTAACAAGTAGAAGAATCCCAAAATATGCATCTCCCAAAACCCTAATCACAGACAGACAAAACACCCAAATCTTTCTCTCCTCTTGCTCGCCTATCGTCTACAGTCTAATCCAATGGCTTGGCGTGGTTCTCTTTCCCGATCGCTACTCTCAACCGCTAGGTCTTCTACAATCCGATCATCTCCGGCCGCCGCTCCCCGTCTACGACCACCGTCTCTTCCCACTCCCGGACTTCAATCCCGCCGCCTTTCATTTTCCAATCTCAGGTACGTATTACTCTCTCAAACCAACACATTCAGTCACTGTCTACGCTGCTTTGAATTTGTCTTTGATTTCTTGGCGTAGGAATTTGGGGCAATTAGGATGCGCGCAATCTCTGATGCCGCTTTGTGCTGGAACGGGTCTCACTTCGCATCTATCTTCTAACGTGCGAGCTTTCTGCGAGCTGTCACATGGTACCTTCTTCCGCACTTGTCAGGATCGCTAGTATTATATTTGTGAGTCTTTACTGTTTCTAGGACATGAACAATGAATGATAGGATTGACCTGTTATTTAGTAGTTCTATGGGCAGTATAGAattcaaattgattttatttgtttgttgatttgGTTCTAAGAAAAATTCTAGGGTTTTTGAGGAGATAGATTTTAAAgctatttcattcatttcttcAAACAATACTTACTTTTACTATTAATAAGCTACTAATTACTACATACTGATTGCAATATGGACCCTTTTATTACTGCTATTTCATACTGTTAGTTGAATTTTAGAATTAAGCAATTTGAATACGAAGATTGAAACTATGAAAACAAATCGTTAGAGACCTTGAAGCTGTTATATAATGTATGACAATGTCCACATTTGGAATgacttttttgttttgttttgtttatctaatGAATATATATCGGTTTGGAAACGAACTTTAGTAATTTTGTTTCTGTATCTGGATACATAACAAATGTttgaaaactaaatttagtcAGTAAGGAAACACTTTCTAGAACTGTAGTTGAGTCTAGCTTGGAAGAGAGAATAGAACGCTAGTAAATATCTTTGGAAAGACCTTTTCTTGTCAAGTATCTCATTTGGATGTTGATTAGATGAAATAATGTTCTCGAAAATTTGTTGACATTTTCTCAGTCCAAACTCATGTTCAACTCTAGCACtagaaagtgtttccaaatgggttTGGATTTTTTATGCTTGAATAGAGCAATTTTGCATAAAAATCCTAGTATTATACGACAAAAATGCTGAAACCAAGCCTTCCCCAATTTTCTTATGACAGCATCCTTGCGGACATCTTGGCTTGTATTCGATGATAGCTGATTTAAGATTGGTAATATAACTTTTGCATTTTTGATAGTATGTCACTTTTGGTTGTTGTAGTAACATAAGAGCTCTTCTCACGCATGCTTCTCTtctagatttttttgaaaatgaatttttcgatactagaaaataacatgTTAAGATTCAAGAAATcctaattcttcttcttattaaatCAATTTCTTACTTTTCAGAAATGCAACTTGATTATAACTTCATTGAATACTTTGCTTTTCAGTATCtagatttttatttgtattacacATTATCATCTTAAATAAACGGTTTATGACCTTTAAAACCATCATCAAGTTGATCGAGGTTGATTAGTTTTAACCAGTGACCAGTTTCTTTGTTCTTGATAGTTACACTACTACTGCTATTCCCCTTTGCAGGTACTTAATGAGCATGCGGCTGGATTAAAAATTTACTATGTTACAGTGGGTCATTAGCAGGTGATGAAGGGGGGAATCTCGTGAAAAAAAGTTAGTAATATCGTTTGGTTGGTTTTATCGACATTATTGACAGTTTAGTTTTCTTCGTGTCTGCATATTTCATAATAAGCATATATTACTGCTAGTATCCTTCTGGggattttgttttattgattCAAGCAGAGGAAGTTATAAACATTGTTTGTTCTAACTGTGATACAATCGCAATTCCATTGGAAATtcgattaaatttaaaagctttgtttttattttttcgatATCCAATGTCattttttggtttattttatCTTGTTCATAAAAATTGCAGGaaatttgttaattatcaaatttaaacaatcaAATTTCATTTGCATTCATCTAGTGTCCGCATGGGCCTGGGCCAAGGTTCTGAGCTCAGTTGAGTCTCCTGTCTGGGTGTTGACAATCCTACCCGGAGTCCTAACCGACCGATCACTTTTTTTGTTTACTTTCCAACCATTTGTTTTGTCAAAATAtctagaaaaacaaattataacacattaataacaattaaatttatttaaaatttatcatatatatatatatatatatatatatatatatatatatatattagcttatCATTCATCATATagacaaataattatattttaataaaatacaaaataattattagattaaattattttaacatatttatcattttattttattttattttatttttattttataactcaaaattaattatttttgaaataaaaaatatgagttCTAAAATTAGGTAGTAAAAAATAAGTGTCTAGagataatttaacaaaaaaaaaaaacttttttttattgtaaatatataacaactttaatttttatatactttagtatgagtttttcaaataacctcgtataaatcaaatataatatcactttcctctcatcaatcaaatcactcaattcattaactaaaatactttaaattttaaattattattatttattttatttatatattaatatcttttaagtatttttaccaaaaaattattatctct includes:
- the LOC124942203 gene encoding ribosome production factor 2 homolog; this translates as MMDIKTPKTARGKREVEKRAPKLEENGKKTLILHGTKTSNVINALLTDIYHLKKGNAIKYSRRNDNIRPFEIGGETSLAFFSLKTDCSLIVFGSHSKKRPNNLIIGRTYDHQIYNLVEVGVENFKSMESFSYDRKIAPKTGSKPFFAFIGEGFENVEELKHLKEVLLDLFRGEVVSNLNLAGLDRVYVCTAVSPNKVFMSHCAIRLKKSGSIVPRMELVEVGPSMDFVMRRNRFPDEGLRKESMKKPSEVNKKRKVKNVTGDAIQGKFGKIYIPDQKVGEKTLPYKAKGMKRERREGKTKEELKNKKLKLASY
- the LOC124942480 gene encoding uncharacterized protein LOC124942480; this encodes MAWRGSLSRSLLSTARSSTIRSSPAAAPRLRPPSLPTPGLQSRRLSFSNLRNLGQLGCAQSLMPLCAGTGLTSHLSSNVRAFCELSHGTFFRTCQDR